One Terriglobales bacterium genomic window carries:
- a CDS encoding ComEC/Rec2 family competence protein: MSLRSREPLLWLALAFAAGILAGNWAWRPDPWWWVAFSASLGGSAYFLRRYGWLAAALAMMSVACLGALEAQLAVPGLPAGDLSRWCDGRQVMVTGRVVRDAIERAPKFGKPRQAIEVETESVADSQSSEAVPWGLRITLYGDDEDRPLLYGERVRFPVRLRQPANYENPGALDYRSYLRGQGIVATGSVSAEKLERLPGFSGSRWEDWRSRIRRSLVSRTLELWTPGDAALLNAMLIGQRTYIDRDTRLDFQRTGTYHILVVSGMNVGILALVVFWALRRLRASEALTTVIAVLSTGIYAVLTDGGPPILRATLMLWLYLGARLLFRERAPLNAVGTAALVLLVISPATLFDASFQLTFLSVLAIAGIGVPLLERTSEPYRKALRYLESVTYDLRLAPRLAELRLDLRLLEERLAELLGRRIARGLLLAAVRTAVALFELLAIAALMQVALALPMAVYFHRAAVLALPANTVVVPLATLLMPIAIVAVLLSYVWMAAAKAAAALTGAVLHGITGVVHLLGGWSVADVRLPTPNVAAAMAAGIAFALCLALARRKPAWAVLGLAMLVGSAAWITAYPAGEQLRSGVLEITSLDVGQGDSHLVITPQGRKLLLDAGGSVGGDPSSAFDLGEEVVSPYLWSRGFRRLDAVALSHAHADHMAGLGAVIANFRPRELWIGSAPDTAEMKNLLQIATNAGLRVMRRKAGDRFEFGGAVFEVLSPPADWDATRKARNDDSMVLRASYGNTAALLAGDAEKRMERRLAALAPRADLLKVAHHGSATSSQPELLAAVRPSHAVISAGRRNQFGYPKSAVLERLQEARVRTYRTDLTGAVTFYLDGRAVEVRLPNRR, from the coding sequence GTGTCCTTACGCAGCCGTGAACCCCTGCTGTGGCTGGCCCTGGCGTTCGCCGCCGGGATCCTCGCAGGCAACTGGGCGTGGCGGCCTGATCCGTGGTGGTGGGTGGCGTTCAGTGCGTCCCTGGGCGGGTCCGCCTACTTCCTGAGAAGGTACGGCTGGCTCGCGGCCGCGCTGGCGATGATGTCGGTCGCATGCCTGGGGGCGCTGGAGGCGCAGCTAGCCGTGCCTGGGCTGCCGGCCGGCGATTTATCACGCTGGTGCGACGGCCGCCAGGTCATGGTGACCGGTCGCGTGGTGCGCGATGCGATCGAGCGCGCACCGAAGTTCGGCAAGCCCCGCCAGGCAATCGAGGTCGAGACCGAGAGCGTGGCCGATAGCCAATCCTCTGAGGCGGTCCCGTGGGGCTTGCGGATCACCCTCTACGGCGACGACGAGGACCGGCCGCTCCTGTACGGAGAGCGCGTCCGCTTCCCGGTGCGGTTGCGCCAGCCGGCGAATTATGAGAACCCGGGGGCGCTGGACTACCGCAGCTATCTGCGCGGCCAGGGGATCGTCGCCACCGGGTCGGTGTCAGCGGAGAAGCTAGAGCGGCTCCCGGGATTCAGCGGCTCGCGGTGGGAGGACTGGCGCAGCCGGATACGGCGCTCGCTGGTGTCGCGCACGCTCGAACTCTGGACCCCGGGCGACGCGGCGCTGCTGAACGCCATGCTCATCGGCCAGCGGACGTACATCGACCGCGACACCCGGCTGGACTTCCAGCGGACCGGCACCTACCACATCCTAGTCGTCTCCGGGATGAACGTCGGCATCCTGGCGCTGGTGGTGTTCTGGGCGCTGCGCCGGCTGCGCGCGTCGGAGGCGCTGACCACGGTCATCGCGGTGCTGAGCACCGGCATCTATGCCGTGCTGACCGATGGCGGCCCGCCGATCCTGCGCGCCACACTGATGCTGTGGCTCTACCTGGGAGCACGGCTGCTGTTCCGCGAGCGCGCGCCGCTGAACGCGGTGGGGACGGCCGCCCTGGTCCTGCTAGTCATCAGTCCGGCGACGCTCTTCGATGCCAGTTTCCAGCTGACGTTCCTGTCGGTGCTGGCGATCGCCGGCATCGGAGTCCCGCTGCTGGAGCGCACCTCGGAACCCTATCGCAAAGCCCTGCGTTACCTGGAGTCGGTGACCTACGACCTGAGGCTCGCGCCGCGACTGGCGGAGCTCCGGCTCGATCTGCGGCTGCTGGAGGAGCGCCTGGCGGAGTTGCTGGGCAGGCGGATTGCACGCGGGCTACTGTTGGCCGCGGTCCGCACCGCAGTCGCGCTCTTCGAGCTGCTGGCCATCGCCGCCTTGATGCAGGTAGCCCTGGCATTGCCCATGGCGGTCTATTTCCACCGGGCGGCGGTCCTGGCACTGCCGGCGAACACGGTGGTGGTGCCGCTGGCCACGCTGCTGATGCCGATCGCGATCGTCGCGGTGCTGCTCAGCTATGTCTGGATGGCAGCGGCCAAGGCCGCGGCCGCACTGACCGGCGCCGTACTGCACGGAATCACGGGGGTAGTGCACCTGCTCGGAGGATGGTCGGTGGCCGATGTGCGACTGCCCACCCCGAACGTCGCGGCGGCAATGGCAGCCGGCATCGCATTTGCCTTGTGCCTGGCGCTGGCGCGACGCAAACCGGCCTGGGCCGTGCTGGGACTGGCGATGCTGGTGGGCTCGGCGGCCTGGATCACTGCTTATCCGGCGGGAGAGCAGTTGCGCTCCGGAGTCCTGGAGATCACGTCCTTGGACGTGGGACAGGGTGATTCCCACCTGGTCATCACGCCGCAAGGACGGAAGCTGCTGCTGGATGCGGGGGGCTCGGTCGGAGGCGATCCCAGCAGCGCCTTCGATCTCGGCGAAGAAGTCGTCTCGCCGTATCTATGGTCTCGCGGCTTCCGGCGGCTGGACGCGGTGGCGCTCAGCCATGCGCACGCCGACCACATGGCCGGCCTGGGCGCCGTGATCGCCAATTTTCGGCCGCGTGAATTATGGATCGGCTCCGCACCGGACACCGCGGAGATGAAAAACCTGCTGCAGATCGCAACGAACGCCGGCCTGCGGGTGATGCGTCGCAAGGCGGGCGATCGCTTTGAGTTCGGCGGAGCGGTCTTCGAAGTGCTCTCCCCGCCGGCGGACTGGGATGCGACCCGGAAGGCGCGCAACGACGATTCCATGGTGCTGCGCGCCAGCTATGGCAACACTGCGGCGCTGCTCGCGGGAGACGCGGAAAAGCGGATGGAGCGACGACTGGCGGCGCTGGCGCCGCGCGCGGACTTGCTGAAGGTGGCGCATCATGGCAGCGCGACCTCCAGCCAACCGGAGCTGCTGGCTGCGGTCCGGCCCAGCCATGCCGTGATCTCAGCAGGACGGCGGAACCAGTTCGGCTATCCGAAGAGCGCGGTCCTGGAGCGGCTGCAGGAGGCGCGAGTGCGCACCTATCGCACCGACCTGACCGGCGCGGTCACGTTCTACCTGGATGGGAGAGCAGTGGAGGTCAGGCTGCCGAATCGTCGTTGA
- the folK gene encoding 2-amino-4-hydroxy-6-hydroxymethyldihydropteridine diphosphokinase, with product MKKAVYLSLGSNVGDRRAHLDMAIEKLRQLGAVAAISSIYETEPVEVRQQGWFLNCVVKLETEAMPRQLLRRVLDVEQSMGRKRTQAKGPRNIDIDILLFGSSVVEAKGLTIPHPAMHERRFVLEPLAEIAPEVRHPVLKRTARELRDALPPGPTVRKIETS from the coding sequence GTGAAGAAGGCTGTTTACTTGTCGCTGGGCTCGAACGTGGGCGACCGGCGAGCGCACCTGGACATGGCCATCGAGAAGCTGCGCCAGTTAGGCGCCGTCGCCGCGATCTCCTCCATCTACGAGACCGAGCCGGTCGAGGTCAGGCAGCAAGGCTGGTTCCTGAACTGCGTGGTCAAGCTGGAGACGGAAGCCATGCCGCGACAACTGCTGAGGCGCGTGCTGGACGTCGAGCAGTCCATGGGACGGAAGCGCACCCAGGCCAAGGGCCCACGGAACATCGACATCGACATCCTGCTGTTCGGATCGTCGGTGGTAGAGGCGAAAGGGCTCACCATCCCCCATCCCGCGATGCATGAACGGCGCTTCGTGCTGGAGCCGCTGGCCGAGATCGCCCCCGAAGTACGCCACCCGGTGCTGAAGAGGACGGCGCGCGAGCTGCGCGACGCGCTGCCTCCCGGGCCAACGGTCCGCAAGATCGAGACGTCCTGA
- a CDS encoding GGDEF domain-containing protein, whose protein sequence is MQKRVQSLEDRDFQLWSIAALVLVVLAAGVAMLLFPNVIWNNRILRADARYLPQLLYGLITLVILFNIYLLKQRIMLRRTREELVHQLMYTRTVEQLTLTDPLTKVFNRRYLDEIIAKDVQRADRLGTILTLVMIDVDDFKEVNTRFGHLMGDRLLNEVANVLRSTFRGSDTIVRYGGDEFLLILESPREHDAEKSLDRLAANIAAWNATNTLDYKMGLTWGVARYEKGKTIEDVLDEADRKMLEAKKA, encoded by the coding sequence GTGCAGAAGCGCGTCCAGTCGCTGGAGGACCGCGACTTCCAGCTCTGGTCCATCGCCGCCCTGGTGCTGGTGGTCCTGGCCGCCGGTGTGGCCATGCTGCTGTTCCCCAACGTCATCTGGAACAACCGCATCCTGCGCGCCGACGCCCGTTACCTGCCCCAGCTCTTGTACGGCCTGATCACGCTGGTCATCCTGTTCAATATCTATCTGCTGAAGCAGCGCATCATGTTGCGGCGCACCCGCGAAGAGCTGGTCCACCAGCTCATGTACACCCGCACCGTAGAGCAGCTCACCCTTACCGACCCGCTGACCAAGGTGTTCAACCGCCGCTACCTGGACGAGATCATCGCCAAGGACGTGCAACGCGCCGACCGCCTGGGCACCATCCTGACCCTGGTCATGATCGACGTGGACGACTTCAAGGAAGTGAACACCCGCTTCGGCCACCTGATGGGCGACCGCTTGCTCAACGAGGTGGCCAACGTGTTGCGCTCCACCTTCCGCGGCTCCGATACCATCGTGCGCTACGGCGGAGACGAATTCCTGCTCATCCTGGAGAGCCCCCGCGAGCACGATGCCGAGAAGTCCCTGGACCGCCTCGCCGCCAACATCGCCGCCTGGAACGCGACCAACACCCTCGACTACAAGATGGGCCTGACCTGGGGCGTCGCCCGCTACGAGAAGGGCAAGACCATCGAGGATGTGCTCGACGAAGCCGACCGCAAGATGTTGGAGGCGAAAAAGGCCTAG